The following are encoded in a window of Cryobacterium sp. CG_9.6 genomic DNA:
- a CDS encoding RNase H family protein, with the protein MTITAAADGSALGNPGPAGWAWYVDDSNWAAGGWKHATNNQGELKAVLELFRATAHIDDDLLVLCDSQYVINCITKWMRGWKAKGWRKADGKPVLNVDLLKEIDAEIVGRRYRFEWVKGHANHPLNEAADTRARGASESFQRGTPVRSGPGYTASGIAAASAASAASAASAASAASADSADSAGSARTPTSTDVRPVTFAHTELFSFDDDTTNLSDAHSITVTLSADHFSRLTQRARVRGVSVEDCLRDLI; encoded by the coding sequence ATGACAATAACTGCTGCCGCCGATGGGTCAGCCCTCGGCAATCCGGGTCCGGCAGGGTGGGCCTGGTACGTCGATGATTCTAATTGGGCCGCAGGAGGATGGAAGCACGCCACCAATAATCAGGGTGAGCTCAAGGCGGTGTTGGAGCTTTTCCGAGCCACCGCGCACATCGACGACGACCTTCTGGTGCTGTGTGACAGCCAATACGTGATCAATTGCATCACCAAGTGGATGCGCGGCTGGAAGGCCAAGGGCTGGCGCAAGGCTGACGGTAAGCCGGTGCTCAATGTGGATCTGCTCAAGGAGATCGACGCGGAGATCGTGGGGCGCCGGTACCGCTTCGAATGGGTGAAGGGTCATGCGAATCATCCGCTGAACGAAGCGGCCGACACGCGGGCCCGCGGGGCCTCCGAATCGTTTCAGCGTGGCACCCCCGTGCGCAGTGGCCCCGGTTACACCGCATCAGGGATCGCTGCAGCGTCGGCAGCGTCGGCAGCGTCGGCAGCGTCGGCAGCGTCGGCAGCGTCGGCAGACTCAGCAGACTCAGCTGGCTCAGCACGAACGCCCACCAGCACCGATGTTCGCCCGGTGACATTTGCCCACACGGAACTTTTCTCCTTCGATGACGACACCACCAACCTGAGTGACGCACACAGCATCACGGTGACGCTCAGCGCGGATCATTTCAGCCGACTCACCCAGCGCGCCCGCGTGCGTGGGGTGAGCGTTGAGGACTGTCTCCGCGACCTGATCTGA
- a CDS encoding TraR/DksA C4-type zinc finger protein — protein MTALTSAELRRFQKSLRQLRTELATELARLTGSLDEVRVARDGTQDDEHDPEGPTLTMEWSRLSGVQQEFADKLARVDQALERVDIGTYGFCTRRGEAIGRERLEAQPATEFCIDCAREREAERRR, from the coding sequence ATGACAGCGCTTACCTCTGCGGAACTGCGGCGCTTTCAGAAGAGCCTGCGGCAGCTGCGTACGGAGCTCGCCACCGAGCTTGCCCGCCTGACCGGGTCGCTCGACGAGGTGAGAGTGGCCCGCGATGGAACGCAGGACGATGAGCACGATCCGGAAGGGCCCACCCTCACCATGGAGTGGTCACGCCTCTCGGGTGTGCAGCAGGAATTCGCTGACAAGCTCGCCCGTGTTGACCAGGCGTTGGAGCGTGTCGACATCGGAACCTACGGCTTCTGCACGCGCCGCGGCGAAGCGATTGGCCGCGAACGACTAGAAGCCCAGCCGGCAACGGAATTCTGCATCGACTGCGCGCGCGAACGTGAGGCGGAGAGGCGTCGCTAA
- a CDS encoding exonuclease domain-containing protein: MPKRGFAVVHVETTGLFPYRNDRILEIAVVLTDAAGRITGRWHTIVDPGPGSDKEPAEREDAPLAPTFDRVAPLLVELVSGRVLVFHDAQFGTSFLMSEFERMSYRPRRGMEAICTMQLAREFLPGAGRSLSDCCAAFDIEIEQDADALAQATATAQLFAAYVQSDPDLPVWTLALDRAAHTPWAPLESPRAAWVPRAVAPDSPTLSSPARSFLGRMVSRMPDYSGPDAHLDFLALLDRCLLNRRIDADNLRMLVQLAAFSGISVAVCTELTTSYVADLARVARKSGALCQADRGDLLGVAASLGVSASVVNSVIDPPPGDVGAGTVQLCEPVPLVRGDIVVLSGDLARSRADWHRELNARGFRVASAVTMRTRLLVVANPRASTGKSGKAVDYGIPMVSEFRLRSLIGVR; the protein is encoded by the coding sequence ATGCCCAAACGTGGTTTTGCCGTGGTGCACGTCGAAACAACGGGACTCTTTCCGTATCGCAACGATCGAATCCTCGAAATTGCCGTGGTTCTCACCGACGCGGCTGGACGAATCACCGGTCGCTGGCACACCATCGTCGATCCGGGGCCGGGCTCGGACAAGGAACCAGCCGAGCGGGAAGACGCTCCACTGGCGCCCACCTTCGACCGGGTCGCACCACTACTCGTCGAGCTGGTGTCAGGTCGCGTCCTTGTCTTCCACGACGCGCAGTTTGGCACCAGCTTCCTGATGAGCGAATTCGAGCGGATGTCGTATCGGCCTCGTCGGGGTATGGAGGCCATTTGCACGATGCAGCTGGCGCGCGAATTCTTGCCGGGGGCCGGCCGCTCCCTGTCGGATTGCTGCGCCGCCTTCGACATCGAGATCGAGCAGGACGCCGATGCTCTCGCGCAGGCCACCGCGACCGCGCAGCTCTTCGCCGCCTACGTTCAGAGTGATCCTGATCTGCCCGTGTGGACCCTAGCGCTCGATCGTGCCGCACACACTCCGTGGGCACCGCTCGAGTCCCCGCGGGCAGCCTGGGTGCCCCGGGCCGTCGCGCCCGACTCGCCCACACTGAGCTCACCAGCCCGTAGCTTTCTCGGCCGTATGGTGTCACGGATGCCTGACTATTCGGGTCCGGACGCACACCTTGACTTTCTTGCCCTGCTTGATCGGTGTCTGCTCAATCGCCGCATCGACGCCGATAACCTGCGCATGCTCGTGCAGCTGGCTGCCTTCAGTGGAATCAGTGTCGCTGTGTGTACCGAACTCACCACCAGCTACGTTGCAGACCTAGCGAGGGTCGCACGAAAGTCGGGCGCACTCTGCCAAGCAGATCGAGGTGACCTTCTCGGTGTTGCAGCATCGCTCGGCGTTTCCGCGTCGGTGGTGAACAGCGTCATCGACCCGCCGCCTGGTGACGTGGGCGCGGGTACCGTCCAGCTGTGCGAGCCGGTGCCTTTGGTGCGGGGCGATATTGTCGTCCTGTCGGGTGACCTGGCCCGGTCACGAGCCGACTGGCATCGTGAGCTGAACGCTCGAGGATTCCGCGTGGCATCCGCTGTCACGATGCGCACGCGCCTTCTGGTGGTGGCGAACCCGCGAGCCAGCACGGGAAAGTCGGGAAAGGCCGTTGACTACGGAATCCCCATGGTGTCGGAGTTCCGTCTGCGGTCCCTGATTGGGGTGAGGTAG
- a CDS encoding sugar porter family MFS transporter, whose translation MTNTSTPSTPSTPSTLGTPGTNRKVIILAIAGAIGGFLFGFDSSVINGAVNAVQKEFALSGALTGFAVACALLGAAAGAFFGGRFADRYGRIPMMVVGGVVFLASSIGSGFAFGVVDLIVWRVIGGLGIGLASVVAPAYIAEISPRHMRGRLGSLQQLAITLGIFTALLSDAVFANAAGGASGMYWFGLEAWRWMFLAGAVPAIVYGAIAFALPESPRFLVLKGRERDARAVFLKIWPAGDVDRELRDMKSSITDDQRSQRSGSLRGATFGLKPIVWVGIILSVFQQFVGINVIFYYSTTLWEAVGFAESDSLTISVITSITNIVVTLVAIALVDRIGRRPILLAGSVGMTVSLATMALAFSQSETINGALSLPGAWAPVALVAANLFVISFGASWGPVVWVLLGEIFPNSIRAKALGLAAAAQWIANFLITVSFPPMADLSLPITYGMYALFAGLSFWFVLVKVPETNGMSLEQADTLLPPKNAARKARGGNSSDHRTAEKSAR comes from the coding sequence GTGACCAACACAAGCACGCCAAGCACGCCAAGCACGCCAAGCACGCTCGGCACACCAGGTACTAACCGAAAAGTCATCATTCTGGCTATTGCTGGTGCGATCGGTGGTTTTCTCTTCGGTTTCGACTCCTCGGTCATTAACGGTGCCGTCAATGCCGTTCAGAAGGAGTTCGCCCTCAGCGGCGCACTCACCGGCTTCGCCGTGGCCTGCGCACTCCTCGGAGCCGCGGCCGGCGCGTTCTTCGGCGGACGTTTCGCTGATCGCTACGGTCGTATCCCCATGATGGTTGTGGGTGGCGTTGTGTTTCTGGCCAGCTCCATCGGGTCCGGCTTCGCATTTGGCGTCGTTGACCTCATCGTCTGGCGGGTCATTGGTGGCTTGGGTATCGGGCTCGCGTCGGTTGTGGCGCCCGCCTACATTGCGGAGATCTCCCCACGTCACATGCGCGGCCGGTTGGGCTCGCTGCAACAGCTCGCCATCACCCTCGGTATCTTCACCGCGCTCCTCTCGGATGCCGTGTTTGCCAATGCCGCCGGCGGTGCCAGTGGAATGTACTGGTTTGGTCTCGAGGCTTGGCGATGGATGTTCCTCGCCGGGGCGGTACCGGCCATCGTCTACGGTGCTATCGCGTTCGCACTGCCCGAATCGCCGCGTTTTCTGGTGCTCAAGGGACGCGAGAGGGACGCCCGTGCCGTGTTCCTGAAGATCTGGCCCGCGGGTGATGTCGACCGCGAACTTCGCGACATGAAGTCGTCGATCACCGACGACCAGCGTTCCCAGCGGTCGGGGTCGCTTCGTGGCGCGACCTTCGGCCTCAAGCCCATCGTCTGGGTGGGAATCATCCTCTCGGTGTTCCAGCAGTTCGTGGGAATCAACGTGATCTTCTACTACTCCACGACCCTGTGGGAGGCCGTGGGCTTCGCTGAGAGTGACTCCCTCACGATCTCGGTCATCACCTCCATCACCAACATTGTCGTGACGCTGGTGGCTATCGCTCTGGTTGACCGGATTGGTCGACGCCCCATCCTGCTCGCTGGTTCGGTCGGCATGACGGTGTCCCTCGCCACCATGGCCCTCGCCTTCAGCCAGTCCGAAACCATCAACGGTGCGCTGAGTCTGCCGGGTGCCTGGGCACCCGTGGCCCTCGTTGCCGCCAACCTCTTTGTCATCTCGTTCGGCGCCTCGTGGGGCCCGGTCGTCTGGGTACTTCTCGGAGAAATCTTCCCCAACTCCATTCGCGCGAAAGCACTCGGTCTGGCTGCCGCCGCGCAGTGGATCGCAAACTTTCTGATCACCGTGAGCTTTCCCCCCATGGCGGATCTTTCTTTGCCCATCACCTACGGAATGTACGCGCTCTTTGCGGGGCTCTCGTTCTGGTTCGTCCTCGTGAAGGTGCCCGAGACCAATGGGATGTCGCTGGAGCAGGCGGATACGCTGCTTCCGCCCAAAAACGCGGCACGCAAAGCACGTGGCGGTAACAGCTCAGATCACCGGACAGCCGAGAAGAGCGCCCGCTAG
- a CDS encoding oxygenase MpaB family protein, with translation MSRFADTWRARLLTTLSGNDQGRPKWVQKMELGDDIGFFGPGSASWAVHGGMGTMVAGIRALLMQTLHPGAMAGVHDWSRYKEDPLGRLSGTIQWLITVTFAGTEQATHESGRVAHFHDRVVGTYLDAQGNERDYRAGDPELLSWVHVVFTDAFLAAETLWGDPIPGGADQYVREWSKAGELVGVQNPPMSEADLRGQLEAFRASGTLKSDERVAEAVRFIRNPPLRPSMLPFYRIMFAGAVASLPAEYRTMLGLKRSRLPVIWATGVVLGLVRSLLGASSSSEDAARARIARIDAEAAAAAALKD, from the coding sequence ATGAGCAGGTTTGCGGATACATGGCGTGCACGATTGTTGACCACACTCTCGGGCAACGACCAGGGACGCCCGAAGTGGGTCCAGAAGATGGAACTGGGCGACGACATCGGCTTTTTCGGCCCAGGTTCGGCCTCCTGGGCTGTTCACGGCGGCATGGGCACGATGGTGGCCGGCATTCGCGCTCTCCTCATGCAGACCCTGCACCCGGGTGCAATGGCGGGAGTTCACGACTGGTCTCGCTATAAAGAGGATCCTCTCGGCAGACTCTCGGGAACCATCCAATGGTTGATAACCGTGACCTTCGCCGGAACCGAGCAGGCCACCCACGAGTCGGGCCGGGTGGCTCACTTTCACGACCGCGTCGTGGGAACCTACCTCGATGCGCAGGGTAATGAACGTGACTACCGGGCAGGCGACCCGGAACTCCTGTCGTGGGTTCACGTGGTGTTCACGGATGCCTTTCTCGCAGCCGAAACGCTGTGGGGAGATCCGATCCCGGGCGGTGCCGACCAGTACGTGCGCGAGTGGTCCAAGGCCGGCGAACTCGTGGGCGTGCAAAACCCGCCGATGTCGGAAGCCGACCTGCGCGGCCAGCTCGAAGCCTTCCGTGCCTCCGGAACGCTCAAGAGCGATGAGCGGGTGGCCGAGGCGGTGCGCTTCATTCGCAATCCTCCGCTGCGACCCTCCATGTTGCCGTTCTACCGCATCATGTTCGCAGGGGCCGTGGCGTCACTGCCCGCGGAATACCGCACCATGCTCGGGCTCAAGCGGTCACGGCTCCCCGTGATCTGGGCAACCGGCGTCGTGCTCGGGCTCGTGCGTTCCCTCCTGGGCGCGTCGTCGTCCTCGGAAGACGCCGCCCGGGCCCGCATTGCCCGCATTGATGCCGAAGCTGCGGCTGCGGCTGCGCTCAAGGACTAG
- a CDS encoding M18 family aminopeptidase, protein MDATLDYIDDFAHFITASPSSYHAAAEAARRLTAAGFTRLSESDAWSGAAGGSFVVRDGAVIAWVQPPEAGPTTPFRVLGAHTDSPGFKLKPKPTIGAQGWLQAGVEVYGGPLLNSWLDRELELAGRLVTKDGTEHLVRTGPFLRIPQLAVHLDREVNNGLVLDRQRHLTPVFGVGDLADADVVAHLAGLAGVRAADVAGFDILTADTQPPAAFGLDNMLFAAGRMDNLSSVHAGLCALIAASVDPSAGSISVLAAFDHEELGSQSRSGASGPLLDDVLTRLAAGLGASVSERLQAYAESWCLSSDAGHAVHPNYSERHDPSNRPILGGGPLLKINGNQRYATDAVGAALWARTCDQVGVEYQEFVSSNNVPCGSTIGPLTATRLGIRTVDVGLALLSMHSARELCHVNDPAMLSRAIGGFFAPEF, encoded by the coding sequence ATGGATGCCACCCTCGACTACATCGATGACTTCGCCCACTTCATCACCGCCTCGCCGTCGTCCTATCACGCGGCCGCCGAAGCTGCGAGGCGTCTCACAGCGGCGGGATTCACTCGTCTGAGCGAATCCGATGCATGGTCCGGTGCAGCCGGCGGCAGTTTTGTCGTGCGTGACGGCGCCGTCATCGCCTGGGTGCAGCCGCCCGAAGCCGGCCCCACGACCCCGTTCCGAGTGCTCGGTGCACACACGGACTCACCGGGTTTCAAGCTCAAGCCCAAACCCACGATCGGTGCACAGGGCTGGCTTCAGGCCGGCGTCGAGGTGTACGGCGGCCCGCTCCTCAACTCCTGGCTTGATCGTGAACTGGAACTCGCCGGTCGTTTGGTTACGAAGGACGGCACGGAACACCTCGTGCGCACCGGACCCTTTCTGCGCATTCCCCAACTCGCCGTGCACCTGGACCGTGAGGTGAACAACGGGCTCGTGCTCGACCGGCAGCGCCACCTCACCCCGGTCTTCGGTGTGGGGGACCTCGCGGACGCCGACGTGGTGGCACATCTTGCCGGGCTCGCGGGCGTTCGCGCAGCGGATGTTGCGGGCTTCGACATTCTCACCGCCGACACTCAGCCGCCCGCCGCGTTTGGCCTGGACAATATGCTCTTCGCTGCCGGGCGCATGGATAACCTGTCGTCGGTGCATGCCGGCCTCTGCGCCCTGATTGCCGCGTCGGTGGATCCGTCCGCCGGGTCGATCAGCGTGCTCGCCGCGTTTGATCACGAGGAGCTGGGTTCACAGTCCCGCTCCGGTGCCAGTGGCCCCCTCCTCGATGACGTGCTTACCCGTCTTGCCGCCGGCCTCGGGGCATCCGTTTCCGAACGTCTCCAGGCGTATGCGGAGTCGTGGTGCCTATCTTCCGACGCCGGCCACGCCGTTCATCCCAATTACTCCGAGCGCCACGACCCGAGTAATCGGCCCATCCTGGGTGGCGGGCCGCTGCTGAAGATCAATGGGAACCAGCGCTACGCCACGGATGCTGTGGGGGCGGCCCTCTGGGCACGCACCTGTGATCAGGTTGGTGTGGAGTATCAGGAATTTGTCTCCAGCAACAACGTGCCCTGCGGCTCCACAATCGGGCCGCTCACGGCCACTCGCCTCGGCATTCGCACCGTAGACGTGGGGCTGGCGCTGCTCTCGATGCACTCGGCTAGGGAGCTGTGCCATGTGAATGATCCCGCCATGCTGTCGCGGGCGATCGGTGGCTTCTTCGCTCCCGAGTTCTAG
- a CDS encoding DEAD/DEAH box helicase encodes MTDTRASALAILRTLVGRPDADFHDGQFEAIETLVDERRRALVVQRTGWGKSAVYFVATLLLRRQGAGPTILVSPLLALMRDQVAAAARAGVRAVSINSSNAHEWGEVLQKLQRDEVDVLLVSPERLNNPAFRDEQLPALIARVGLLVVDEAHCISDWGHDFRPDYRRLRDLIAEMPDGVPVLATTATANSRVVTDVAEQIAQARGGAEQNVKTIRGPLARTSLRLGVLRLPDSRARLAWLLSHLGDLPGSGIIYTLTVSAAEDTARLLREAGHAVRSYTGQTDTTEREESEGLLKNNAVKALVATSALGMGFDKPDLGFVLHLGAPSSPVAYYQQVGRAGRATESADVLLLPGTEDEAIWQYFATASMPNQAKAEAVLGALAENGQSPLSTPALEARVDLRRTPLELLLKVLDVDGAVRRVKGGWVVTGEPWVYDRDRYERIAAARLTEQRAMLEFETTTGCRMEFLQRALDDETAVPCGRCDNCTTPWYPLDVREEAASAAAASLDRVGVTLDARAQWPTGVANLGVSASGKIALGDRLSEGRALARLTDLGWGGALREVFEGTAADAQATAAMTAACIRVLAEWNWQERPAAVVSMPSRTHPLLIGSIARALSEVGRLPWLGELDTANGGPAGTPGGNSAYRLSNVWDRFQVGADLEAALEPFAGRPILLIDDVADSRWTLTVAGRVLRRAGASAVLPFTLALRS; translated from the coding sequence ATGACTGATACCCGGGCATCCGCTCTCGCCATTCTTCGCACGCTCGTGGGACGACCCGATGCAGATTTTCATGATGGGCAGTTCGAGGCCATCGAAACGCTGGTTGATGAGCGTCGGCGGGCCCTCGTGGTGCAGCGCACCGGGTGGGGTAAATCTGCGGTGTACTTCGTGGCCACTCTGCTGCTGCGTCGACAGGGAGCGGGACCCACCATTTTGGTGTCCCCGCTGCTCGCGCTGATGCGCGATCAGGTGGCGGCCGCAGCCCGCGCCGGTGTGCGCGCGGTCTCGATCAACTCATCAAACGCTCATGAATGGGGCGAGGTGCTGCAGAAACTCCAGCGCGACGAGGTCGACGTGCTGCTCGTGTCTCCCGAGCGACTCAACAATCCCGCGTTCCGCGACGAGCAGCTGCCGGCCCTCATCGCGCGGGTGGGACTGCTCGTGGTGGACGAGGCGCACTGCATCTCGGACTGGGGTCACGACTTTCGTCCGGACTACCGTCGGCTGCGCGATCTGATCGCCGAAATGCCCGACGGAGTTCCCGTGCTCGCCACAACGGCCACCGCCAACAGCCGGGTGGTGACCGATGTCGCCGAGCAAATCGCGCAGGCACGCGGTGGTGCGGAGCAGAACGTGAAGACGATCCGCGGACCCCTGGCACGCACCTCGCTGCGCCTCGGGGTGTTGCGGCTGCCGGATTCGCGTGCTCGGCTCGCGTGGCTGCTCAGCCACCTGGGGGACCTTCCCGGGAGCGGCATCATCTACACCCTCACCGTGTCTGCGGCCGAAGACACCGCGCGACTGCTGCGCGAAGCGGGTCACGCGGTCAGGTCCTACACCGGCCAGACCGACACCACCGAGCGGGAGGAATCGGAGGGGCTCCTGAAGAACAATGCGGTGAAAGCTCTCGTCGCCACGAGCGCCCTCGGCATGGGATTCGACAAGCCCGACCTCGGTTTTGTGCTGCACCTGGGGGCACCCTCCTCGCCCGTCGCCTACTACCAGCAGGTGGGTCGTGCCGGGCGAGCCACGGAAAGCGCCGACGTGCTGCTTTTGCCCGGCACCGAAGATGAGGCCATTTGGCAGTACTTTGCCACCGCCTCGATGCCCAACCAGGCTAAGGCCGAAGCCGTGCTGGGTGCACTCGCCGAGAACGGGCAGTCTCCGCTGTCAACACCAGCGTTGGAGGCGCGCGTCGACCTGCGTCGCACTCCCCTGGAGCTTCTGCTTAAGGTGCTCGACGTGGATGGCGCCGTGCGCCGGGTGAAAGGCGGCTGGGTCGTCACCGGAGAACCCTGGGTTTATGACCGAGACCGCTATGAACGCATCGCAGCAGCTCGACTCACCGAGCAGCGCGCCATGCTCGAATTCGAAACCACCACGGGCTGTCGGATGGAATTTCTGCAGCGAGCCCTCGATGATGAGACGGCCGTACCCTGTGGTCGCTGCGATAACTGCACCACGCCGTGGTATCCGCTCGACGTGCGGGAAGAGGCTGCGAGTGCCGCGGCAGCATCACTTGACCGCGTGGGTGTCACTCTCGATGCTCGCGCGCAGTGGCCCACCGGTGTCGCCAACCTGGGCGTGAGCGCGTCGGGAAAAATCGCCCTCGGCGATCGGCTCTCCGAAGGTCGGGCTCTGGCCCGACTCACCGACCTCGGCTGGGGCGGTGCACTTCGCGAGGTGTTTGAGGGCACCGCAGCGGATGCCCAGGCTACGGCGGCCATGACGGCCGCCTGCATTCGCGTGCTCGCCGAGTGGAACTGGCAGGAGAGACCGGCCGCGGTGGTGAGCATGCCATCGCGGACGCATCCGCTTCTCATTGGGTCGATTGCTCGCGCCCTGTCCGAAGTGGGACGACTCCCCTGGCTCGGTGAGCTCGACACTGCGAACGGTGGTCCCGCCGGAACACCCGGCGGCAACAGCGCCTATCGACTCTCCAACGTGTGGGACCGATTTCAGGTGGGGGCCGATCTCGAGGCGGCGCTCGAACCGTTTGCCGGTCGACCCATTCTGCTCATTGACGATGTGGCCGACAGCCGCTGGACACTGACGGTGGCCGGCAGGGTTCTCCGCCGGGCAGGCGCCTCAGCGGTGTTGCCCTTCACTCTCGCGCTGCGGTCGTAG
- a CDS encoding amino acid ABC transporter substrate-binding protein: MKLTLPTAALFTAIALTLTGCAASDTGSSATAGADTSLSAVEEAGTLTVGTEGTYRPFSFHEDGSGDLTGYDVEVATAVAKELGVSVTFEETQWDAIFAGLTAGRFDMIANQVSITPEREAAYTFSTPYTYSTGVIVVPTDNTDITSFASLSGKTTAQSLTSNWNALATESGATVEAVEGWAQSVALVEQGRVDATVNDKLTFLDYQKQTGADGLKIAAETSEQSESAFAFAQGGTALAEAVDAALATLKENGTLATISDKYFGADVS, from the coding sequence ATGAAGCTCACCCTCCCCACGGCAGCACTCTTCACGGCGATCGCACTGACGCTCACCGGCTGTGCTGCTTCGGACACCGGTTCGAGCGCCACGGCCGGTGCCGACACGTCTCTCAGCGCCGTGGAAGAGGCGGGAACGTTGACCGTGGGTACCGAGGGCACGTACCGCCCCTTCTCGTTTCACGAGGATGGTTCGGGCGACCTCACCGGATATGACGTTGAGGTTGCCACTGCCGTCGCCAAGGAACTGGGCGTAAGTGTCACGTTCGAAGAAACACAGTGGGACGCCATCTTTGCTGGCCTCACCGCCGGCCGGTTCGACATGATCGCCAACCAGGTGTCCATCACCCCCGAGCGCGAGGCCGCATACACGTTCTCCACGCCCTACACGTACTCGACCGGTGTCATCGTGGTTCCCACCGACAACACGGACATCACCTCCTTCGCCAGCCTGTCCGGCAAGACCACGGCTCAGTCACTCACCAGCAACTGGAACGCTCTGGCAACGGAAAGCGGTGCCACGGTCGAAGCCGTTGAGGGGTGGGCCCAGTCCGTTGCTCTCGTTGAGCAGGGACGCGTGGATGCCACGGTGAACGACAAGCTTACCTTCCTTGACTACCAGAAGCAGACGGGCGCCGACGGCCTGAAGATTGCCGCCGAGACGTCCGAGCAGTCCGAGAGCGCGTTTGCGTTCGCACAGGGTGGGACCGCCCTCGCCGAAGCCGTGGATGCCGCCCTCGCCACTCTCAAGGAAAATGGCACCCTGGCCACGATCAGCGACAAGTACTTCGGCGCCGACGTTAGCTAG
- a CDS encoding amino acid ABC transporter permease → MIQPDWELFFSSFLPLLDGAIRGTIPLAVMSFAIGLVLALVLALMRLSARRWISGIARVYISIVRGTPLLVQLFIIFYGLPSVGVLIDPWPSAVAAFSINVGGYAAEVIRAAILSVPKGQWEAAYMIGMSRSRALTRIILPQAARVSVPPLSNTFISLVKDTSLASTILVTELFREAQQVAAFSQEFMLLYLEAALIYWVICLVLSTGQGFLEKRLDRYVAR, encoded by the coding sequence ATGATCCAGCCCGACTGGGAGCTGTTCTTCAGCTCCTTCTTACCCCTGTTGGACGGGGCCATTCGCGGCACGATCCCACTCGCTGTGATGTCCTTTGCAATCGGGCTCGTGCTGGCGCTCGTGCTGGCCCTGATGCGGCTGTCTGCTCGCCGGTGGATTTCCGGGATCGCGCGGGTTTACATTTCGATCGTGCGCGGCACTCCACTGCTCGTGCAGCTCTTCATCATTTTCTACGGGCTTCCCTCGGTAGGGGTGCTCATTGATCCCTGGCCCAGTGCTGTCGCCGCTTTCTCGATCAATGTGGGCGGCTACGCTGCAGAGGTGATCAGGGCGGCGATTCTGTCGGTGCCCAAGGGGCAGTGGGAAGCCGCCTACATGATCGGCATGTCTCGGTCGCGGGCTCTCACCCGGATCATCCTCCCGCAGGCCGCGCGCGTGTCGGTTCCGCCACTTTCCAACACGTTCATCAGCCTCGTGAAGGACACCTCGCTCGCATCCACAATTCTGGTCACGGAGTTGTTCCGCGAGGCGCAACAGGTTGCGGCATTCAGCCAGGAATTCATGCTTCTCTATCTTGAAGCTGCCCTGATTTACTGGGTCATTTGCCTCGTGCTCTCCACGGGCCAGGGTTTTCTTGAAAAGCGATTGGACCGTTATGTTGCCCGCTGA
- a CDS encoding amino acid ABC transporter ATP-binding protein gives MLPADSPAADSPASDSPASDSASASASAVLTVRGLQKSFGTNQVLSSIDLDVAAGRVLALIGPSGSGKTTILRCLNGLELADGGSIDVAAELTLSFDTVPSKKALTALRDRSAMVFQHYNLFPHKTVLENVMEGPVVVQKRPRAEARDEALALLARVGLTDKCDSYPFELSGGQQQRVGIVRALALRPQLLLFDEPTSALDPELVGDVLRLIKELASEGWTMVIVTHELEFAREVAHEVAFVDGGHIVERGDPKELLRNPKNERTQQFLHRLLNPF, from the coding sequence ATGTTGCCCGCTGATTCGCCGGCTGCTGATTCGCCGGCTTCTGATTCGCCGGCTTCTGATTCGGCATCCGCTTCGGCATCCGCTGTGCTGACCGTGCGCGGTCTTCAGAAGAGCTTCGGTACTAATCAGGTGCTGTCATCGATCGACCTCGACGTTGCTGCCGGTCGTGTGCTGGCTCTCATCGGTCCGTCGGGCTCGGGCAAGACCACGATTTTGCGTTGCCTCAATGGACTCGAACTCGCTGATGGCGGCAGCATTGATGTTGCCGCAGAACTGACGCTGTCTTTCGACACGGTGCCGTCGAAGAAAGCACTGACGGCTCTCCGGGACCGCTCTGCCATGGTGTTCCAGCACTACAACCTGTTTCCGCACAAGACAGTGCTGGAAAACGTGATGGAAGGACCCGTCGTCGTGCAGAAGCGCCCCCGCGCTGAGGCACGTGACGAGGCTCTCGCGCTGCTTGCCCGAGTGGGGCTGACGGACAAGTGTGACAGCTACCCGTTTGAGTTGTCCGGTGGACAGCAGCAGCGCGTGGGGATCGTGCGCGCGCTCGCGCTGCGGCCGCAGCTTCTGCTCTTTGATGAGCCAACGTCTGCGCTCGACCCCGAACTCGTTGGTGACGTGCTGCGCCTGATAAAGGAGCTCGCCAGTGAAGGCTGGACCATGGTCATTGTCACCCACGAACTTGAATTCGCTCGTGAGGTAGCCCACGAGGTGGCCTTCGTTGACGGCGGACACATTGTGGAACGGGGCGACCCCAAGGAACTGCTACGTAACCCCAAGAACGAGAGAACCCAGCAGTTTCTGCACCGTCTGCTGAACCCCTTTTAG